One genomic window of Coriobacteriia bacterium includes the following:
- the pdxT gene encoding pyridoxal 5'-phosphate synthase glutaminase subunit PdxT codes for MPSACRSGAGRVKIGVLALQGAFREHIYAVEALGVAAVAVRLPSQMDDCAGFIIPGGESTAISKLMETYGFYEAIAGRHAEGMAVWGTCAGAILIAKEVVDGISEQRGLDLMNVSVRRNAYGRQIDSFEADLDFAHIAERFTGIFIRAPRIERVGVGVEVLASYDGFAVAARERDLMITTFHPELTGDPSIHRYFAETVIGA; via the coding sequence ATGCCGAGCGCATGCAGGAGCGGGGCTGGTAGGGTGAAGATCGGAGTCTTGGCCCTGCAGGGAGCGTTTCGGGAGCACATCTACGCTGTCGAGGCGCTGGGTGTTGCTGCCGTCGCTGTGCGTCTGCCGTCCCAGATGGACGATTGCGCCGGGTTCATCATTCCCGGCGGAGAGTCGACCGCGATCTCGAAGTTGATGGAGACCTACGGGTTCTACGAGGCAATCGCAGGCCGGCACGCCGAGGGCATGGCGGTGTGGGGCACGTGTGCCGGAGCGATCCTGATCGCGAAGGAAGTGGTCGACGGCATTTCGGAGCAGCGGGGCCTCGATCTGATGAATGTGTCCGTACGCCGCAACGCCTACGGCAGACAGATCGACTCGTTCGAGGCGGACTTGGATTTCGCACACATTGCCGAGCGGTTCACCGGCATCTTCATCCGGGCTCCCCGGATCGAGCGGGTGGGCGTTGGCGTGGAAGTGCTCGCTTCATACGACGGATTCGCTGTGGCCGCTCGTGAGCGCGACCTCATGATCACGACGTTTCACCCGGAACTGACGGGCGATCCGAGCATACATCGCTACTTTGCCGAGACGGTAATCGGAGCGTAA
- the pdxS gene encoding pyridoxal 5'-phosphate synthase lyase subunit PdxS yields the protein MGLAEMLKGGVIMDVVNAEQARIAEDAGAVAVMALERVPADIRAHGGVARMSDPTMVEEIIKAVTIPVMAKCRIGHFVEAQVLQSLGVDYIDESEVLTPADDEHHVNKWDFTVPFVCGCRNLGEALRRIGEGAAMVRTKGEPGTGNVVEAVRHMRTVTDAIALISGLRSEQLFAAAKDLQAPYELVKWVHDNRRLPVVNFSAGGIATPADAALMMQLGCDGVFVGSGIFKSGDPSKRARAIVEATTHFADADIIARVSRNLGEAMVGINISDIPDAERMQERGW from the coding sequence ATGGGCCTGGCCGAGATGCTCAAAGGCGGCGTGATCATGGACGTCGTCAACGCCGAGCAGGCCAGAATCGCCGAGGACGCCGGAGCGGTCGCCGTAATGGCACTTGAGCGCGTTCCCGCCGATATTCGCGCCCACGGAGGCGTCGCGCGCATGTCCGACCCGACAATGGTCGAGGAGATTATCAAGGCCGTCACGATCCCCGTCATGGCGAAATGTCGCATTGGCCACTTCGTTGAGGCGCAGGTTCTGCAGTCGCTGGGCGTGGACTACATCGACGAATCCGAGGTCCTCACTCCAGCCGATGACGAGCATCACGTCAACAAGTGGGACTTCACGGTTCCCTTTGTGTGCGGGTGCCGTAACCTAGGCGAAGCTCTCCGCAGAATCGGTGAAGGCGCCGCAATGGTCCGAACGAAGGGCGAGCCGGGAACCGGCAACGTCGTGGAGGCTGTTCGCCACATGCGCACGGTTACCGATGCGATCGCTCTCATCTCTGGGCTGCGCAGCGAGCAACTTTTTGCAGCTGCGAAGGACCTGCAGGCGCCATACGAGCTCGTGAAGTGGGTTCATGACAACAGGAGGCTCCCTGTCGTGAACTTCTCGGCGGGCGGCATTGCGACTCCGGCCGACGCCGCACTCATGATGCAGTTGGGCTGTGACGGCGTGTTCGTCGGCAGCGGCATCTTCAAGAGCGGGGACCCGTCCAAGAGGGCGCGGGCGATTGTGGAGGCAACCACGCACTTCGCAGACGCCGACATCATTGCGCGCGTGTCACGCAACCTCGGCGAGGCGATGGTCGGCATCAACATCTCAGACATTCCGGATGCCGAGCGCATGCAGGAGCGGGGCTGGTAG
- a CDS encoding DUF3048 domain-containing protein — MTARVRTCVLIAASVAALSLLAGCSGGKTAAITSPWPVASVEPTVSKPAEVVRWPLTGLPAKNPTDITRRPISVKIENSPEARPQFGLNSADVVYESVTEGGITRFNCIFQSTLPASVGPVRSARLSDLWVVPQYQAILFFSGASTSVNAAVVAAKLPNMSQDVGVTVPYSRVSTRVAPHNLFLDTAKAYSDSLKRGIPTTLAIKGLSYTFSSLASTPTATSVYVPFSTVNRVTWTYDAPSKTYLRVNDGKVHLDAATGKQVAARNVVVLWAVHTPAVPDANGAPTYDITLGGTGRVSVFRDGQRFDGTWTAEKNSPPTFKNADGVPIKLAPGNTWFQVISMDTPITVK, encoded by the coding sequence GTGACCGCGCGTGTCCGGACATGCGTACTGATCGCCGCATCCGTCGCAGCTCTCTCGCTTTTGGCAGGATGCTCCGGCGGGAAGACGGCAGCGATCACTTCGCCGTGGCCGGTCGCCTCCGTTGAGCCGACGGTATCCAAGCCCGCAGAAGTCGTGCGCTGGCCCTTGACTGGCCTGCCTGCCAAGAATCCCACGGATATCACAAGGCGCCCGATATCCGTCAAGATCGAGAACTCGCCGGAAGCCCGGCCGCAGTTCGGCTTGAACTCGGCGGACGTGGTATACGAGTCCGTGACGGAAGGCGGGATCACGCGGTTTAACTGCATCTTCCAAAGCACTCTACCTGCCAGCGTGGGTCCGGTACGCAGCGCTCGGCTCTCTGACCTGTGGGTTGTACCGCAGTACCAAGCGATTCTCTTCTTCTCCGGTGCGAGCACGAGCGTCAACGCCGCCGTCGTTGCCGCCAAGCTGCCCAACATGTCGCAAGACGTGGGCGTCACCGTGCCGTATTCGAGAGTGAGTACGCGCGTGGCACCCCATAACTTGTTCCTCGACACAGCCAAAGCCTACTCCGATTCGCTGAAGCGAGGCATTCCGACCACGCTCGCCATCAAAGGGCTGTCGTACACGTTTTCGAGTTTGGCGTCGACTCCCACCGCTACGAGCGTCTACGTGCCGTTCTCAACCGTGAATCGCGTCACCTGGACCTATGATGCGCCTTCGAAGACGTATCTGCGCGTCAACGACGGCAAGGTGCATCTCGACGCGGCTACAGGCAAGCAGGTGGCAGCCCGGAACGTGGTGGTTCTGTGGGCCGTCCATACGCCGGCTGTTCCCGACGCCAATGGCGCTCCGACTTACGACATCACGCTCGGGGGCACAGGACGCGTGTCCGTCTTCCGCGACGGTCAGCGCTTTGACGGTACATGGACAGCCGAAAAGAACTCGCCGCCAACCTTCAAGAATGCTGACGGCGTGCCCATCAAACTCGCCCCTGGGAACACCTGGTTTCAGGTGATCTCGATGGATACGCCAATCACGGTGAAGTAA
- a CDS encoding prolipoprotein diacylglyceryl transferase, translated as MSIAAIAFPAVDPVALRLGAFTVRWYGIAYLIGFIGAYCVMRWLVRRWGIRLSDDDLLSVVLAAIVGVILGGRLGYVAFYGEGYYWQHPGQILSTWDGGMSFHGGLIGILLAGLIAARAMGIPWLTLGDLGAVGAPIGLFFGRIANFINDELWGRATTAPWGVVFPGAGTLPRHPSQIYEALLEGVVLFVVLLWMATRSSHPPRGVIVGWFLTLYGVFRIFVEFFRQPDVQIGFLSGGFTMGQLLSVPVVAVGIAVVIWSHRRGLPEEGRSAQ; from the coding sequence GTGAGTATCGCCGCAATCGCATTTCCCGCTGTCGATCCGGTCGCCCTTCGTCTGGGCGCGTTCACGGTTCGCTGGTACGGAATCGCCTATCTGATCGGCTTCATTGGCGCCTACTGCGTCATGCGGTGGCTTGTTCGCCGATGGGGCATTCGGCTCAGTGATGATGACCTGCTGTCCGTTGTGCTCGCGGCTATCGTAGGCGTCATTCTTGGCGGGCGGCTCGGATATGTGGCGTTCTACGGTGAGGGCTACTACTGGCAGCATCCAGGACAGATCCTGTCCACCTGGGACGGGGGAATGTCGTTCCATGGAGGGCTTATCGGAATCCTGCTCGCCGGTCTGATAGCCGCTCGTGCGATGGGGATCCCGTGGCTTACGCTGGGGGACCTTGGCGCCGTCGGTGCGCCCATTGGGCTGTTCTTCGGGCGCATTGCCAACTTCATCAATGACGAGCTATGGGGACGCGCGACAACCGCTCCATGGGGCGTTGTGTTTCCCGGGGCGGGTACTCTGCCTAGGCATCCGTCGCAGATATATGAGGCGCTGCTTGAGGGTGTGGTCCTTTTTGTTGTGCTGTTATGGATGGCCACAAGAAGTTCACATCCGCCTCGTGGGGTCATAGTCGGCTGGTTTCTCACGCTCTACGGCGTCTTCAGGATCTTCGTGGAGTTCTTCAGGCAGCCTGACGTGCAGATCGGATTTCTCTCCGGCGGATTCACGATGGGCCAGCTCTTGAGTGTCCCTGTTGTGGCGGTTGGCATCGCGGTGGTGATCTGGTCGCACAGGCGTGGGTTACCTGAGGAAGGACGATCGGCGCAGTAG
- a CDS encoding LemA family protein, producing MICAGLFLVAIVVVFAVVSIYNRLIVLRNRVDNSWSQIDVQLKRRYDLIPNLVETVKGYAKHESTVFENVTRARAAAIGAQGVEQKAEAENALSGALKSLFAVAEAYPELKANTNFLQLQDQLTDTENKIAYARQFYNDSVMTYNTATQTFPNNVLAGMFRFTPREYFEADPAAASAPQVVF from the coding sequence TTGATATGCGCAGGTCTGTTCCTTGTTGCCATAGTGGTCGTATTTGCTGTTGTCTCGATATACAACCGGCTTATTGTCCTGCGGAATCGCGTCGACAATTCCTGGTCTCAGATCGATGTGCAGCTCAAGCGTCGCTATGACCTCATCCCGAACCTTGTCGAAACCGTCAAGGGCTACGCCAAGCACGAGTCCACCGTCTTCGAGAACGTCACGAGGGCCCGTGCCGCGGCTATTGGTGCGCAGGGTGTAGAGCAGAAGGCTGAGGCCGAGAATGCGCTGTCAGGGGCGCTGAAATCCCTGTTTGCGGTGGCGGAAGCCTATCCCGAACTCAAAGCGAACACGAACTTCCTTCAATTGCAGGATCAGCTGACGGACACCGAGAACAAGATTGCCTATGCACGCCAGTTCTACAACGATTCGGTGATGACCTACAACACCGCGACTCAGACGTTCCCGAACAACGTGCTTGCAGGCATGTTCCGCTTCACGCCGAGGGAATACTTCGAGGCCGATCCGGCCGCTGCCAGCGCTCCTCAGGTGGTGTTCTAG
- a CDS encoding AzlC family ABC transporter permease — MPESLPRTNRRSNTGPLWARALDPGHITRFRRGVKLGFPIFLGYMPVGMAFGILARTNGFSVAQAVICSATALAGAGQFIALSFLGAGASVTQVLIATTVVNLRYVLFASTLSPYLKGVPISAQALLAYSLTDETFAVNIADRRQGLSTVGSMIGVGAIAWTGWVLGTALGAAGTQWIGDPSRFGVGFAMPAMFTALFLALAENRRHVVIGILAGGLVLALQVLGALGLHVTSSWALIIASMTAATVGAVIWRES; from the coding sequence ATGCCTGAGAGCCTTCCCAGAACCAACCGCCGTTCGAATACCGGACCTCTCTGGGCGCGCGCCCTCGATCCCGGTCACATCACACGCTTCAGACGCGGGGTCAAACTCGGGTTCCCTATCTTCCTCGGATACATGCCGGTCGGCATGGCCTTCGGCATCCTGGCCCGCACCAACGGATTCTCGGTGGCGCAGGCGGTCATCTGTTCGGCGACCGCACTGGCGGGAGCGGGGCAGTTCATCGCGCTGTCCTTTCTGGGAGCAGGAGCCTCCGTCACGCAGGTTCTCATAGCCACGACCGTTGTGAACCTGCGTTACGTGCTGTTTGCCTCCACACTCTCCCCCTACCTGAAGGGCGTCCCCATCTCTGCCCAGGCCCTCCTCGCCTACTCGCTCACCGACGAAACCTTCGCCGTGAACATAGCCGATCGGCGCCAAGGCCTCTCCACCGTCGGTTCGATGATCGGCGTGGGAGCCATTGCGTGGACAGGATGGGTTCTGGGCACCGCCCTAGGAGCGGCGGGTACGCAGTGGATCGGCGACCCCTCGCGTTTTGGCGTCGGCTTCGCGATGCCGGCCATGTTCACGGCACTGTTTCTCGCGCTTGCCGAGAACCGCCGCCACGTTGTCATCGGGATCCTTGCGGGAGGCCTCGTGCTTGCCCTCCAGGTGCTCGGAGCACTGGGTCTCCACGTGACTTCCAGCTGGGCGCTCATCATCGCTTCGATGACCGCCGCCACTGTCGGGGCGGTGATCTGGCGTGAATCATGA
- a CDS encoding AzlD domain-containing protein — translation MNHDLSQAVIWGVIIGMCLLNYAVRFPPMAIVSRIDLPPAIMRWLSFVPIAVMGALVASEVLTPGGAWANPLSSPSLYAAVVTALVYRFTRSFLGATLSGMASFVLFQHVIPALLG, via the coding sequence GTGAATCATGATCTCTCCCAGGCCGTGATCTGGGGTGTCATCATCGGCATGTGCCTGCTCAACTATGCCGTGCGTTTCCCTCCGATGGCGATCGTCTCGCGCATCGATCTCCCGCCGGCAATCATGCGCTGGCTGTCATTCGTCCCGATCGCGGTCATGGGAGCCCTCGTGGCAAGCGAAGTCCTGACGCCCGGTGGCGCTTGGGCAAACCCCCTCTCGAGTCCGAGTCTGTACGCAGCGGTGGTGACGGCGCTGGTCTACCGGTTCACTCGGAGCTTCCTTGGCGCGACACTCAGCGGAATGGCTTCCTTCGTGCTCTTCCAACACGTCATCCCGGCACTTCTGGGCTAG